In Triticum urartu cultivar G1812 unplaced genomic scaffold, Tu2.1 TuUngrouped_contig_5561, whole genome shotgun sequence, the DNA window TTCCACAGCCGCAACGCCATTGCCCAGCTCCCGATACAGCAAACACTCGTACTGCACGGGACGGTGTGGTTGACAGAGGCGCGTAATCAATTCAGCAGATCTCGCGCCACCAAATGTGCTGACAAAGAATTAAGGGCCGAACTACCAACAAATTTCAAGCCAAAAACCGGATAAACAGATGCGCCATAAACATTCAGTACCAAGATCCAACATTCAACATCATCAACGACGCCAAGAATTCCAAGCTTCCTCTCTAAAAAGTTGTTTATTCCGTCATCGCGATTTTATTCCATTCTCGCCGCAGCTAAGCAAGCAAGCAAATCGAACCCACGGCGGCGTCGGCGAGGCCTCAGACGCCCGGCGGGAGGGGGATGGAGGCGACGGTCTTGGCCCAGGCGGGGCGGGCGGAGATCTCCTCCCACCAGGCCTTGACGTGCGGGCGGGAGGCCACCAGGCCCGCCTTGGGGCTCTTGGTGAGCATGAAGAGGTAGGACATGTGGTTGGCGTCGGCGAGCGTGAAGGCGTCGCCGGCCAGGTACTTGTTGCCGGCGGCGAGGTGGGCCTCGTAGACGTCGAGCAGCTTGGCGAGGTCGGCGGCGTTCTTGTCCACCTCGGCCGCGTCGGTGGGGGCGCCCAGTATGGGCTTGATGACCAGCTCGTACACCAGCGCCCGCGCCGGCGGGGAGAAGTGGTGCGACTCCACCTCCAGCCACGCCTCCAGCTTGGCCGACGGCGTCGGCAGCAGGGCCGCCCCGTACTTGGTCGCGATGTACCGGTTGATGGCGCGCGACTCTGCAGCCAAATTCGTTGATGATTTGGGGGGGTTAATCTCAAGCTCCGCTCCACGCAAAACAAGAACAAAAAATCTCAAGCTCTGCTCGACTAGTTAATTGCTCGTAGACCTGCTCCTCGGAATCTTGCTTAGATTTGTTATGACCAAATCCTCGCGCTCTAATTTTTTAATCTCAGGCAAATTACAAGTATATTCTACTCCTACCTTTTTCGAGAAATTTTATAAGTAGATCCTAGTCCAAGTTTGGATAGATCGGCGGAGGAGGATAAAATAAAATTATTAGAGAAGAACAA includes these proteins:
- the LOC125529378 gene encoding glutathione S-transferase 3-like — protein: MAPIKLYGMMLSANVTRVTTLLNELGLEFDFVDVDLRTGAHKHPDFLKLNPFGQIPALQDGDEVVFESRAINRYIATKYGAALLPTPSAKLEAWLEVESHHFSPPARALVYELVIKPILGAPTDAAEVDKNAADLAKLLDVYEAHLAAGNKYLAGDAFTLADANHMSYLFMLTKSPKAGLVASRPHVKAWWEEISARPAWAKTVASIPLPPGV